A single genomic interval of Streptomyces sp. 1222.5 harbors:
- a CDS encoding DUF6461 domain-containing protein → MNSVTAHDYTWIRTSPLFRHAMESGYTLTLVRGRSPRDVLRAIEAEPRGTGEGTAGLIEADDAHRAEVDYNYWDESYVAGAFRAPGEKGDWTIVLGFDGGLGLAGACVQTLSKGGRVVVHSTNGGKPIHLFHWFEDGELRTTFEVPSSRDGSTPDELVPLLREVGFPVTPEGEHDESAPDVDPKAAVLALAERLTGIRVTEALLENATYELGLVPEQPAEEGTGVIIDITDAHGERLYREWTYEEIVTASDRAQAEANAPVVIVFDEPPATDRAEHETGE, encoded by the coding sequence ATGAACTCGGTGACCGCGCACGACTACACCTGGATCCGCACCTCCCCGCTTTTCCGGCACGCAATGGAGAGTGGGTACACCCTGACACTGGTACGGGGGCGAAGCCCGCGCGATGTGCTGCGCGCGATAGAGGCGGAACCACGCGGCACAGGGGAGGGAACGGCCGGGCTGATCGAGGCGGACGACGCCCACCGCGCCGAGGTGGACTACAACTACTGGGACGAGTCCTACGTCGCGGGCGCCTTCCGCGCTCCGGGCGAGAAGGGCGACTGGACCATCGTCCTCGGCTTTGACGGTGGCCTGGGGCTCGCGGGCGCGTGCGTGCAGACGCTGTCGAAGGGTGGTCGGGTGGTGGTGCACTCGACCAACGGCGGCAAGCCCATCCACCTCTTCCACTGGTTCGAGGACGGCGAACTCCGTACGACGTTCGAGGTCCCTTCCTCGCGCGACGGCAGCACCCCCGATGAACTGGTCCCCCTGCTGCGGGAAGTCGGATTCCCCGTCACTCCTGAGGGGGAGCACGACGAGAGCGCCCCGGACGTCGACCCGAAGGCGGCGGTCCTCGCTCTGGCCGAAAGACTCACCGGCATCCGCGTCACCGAAGCCCTCCTCGAGAACGCCACGTACGAGCTGGGACTCGTCCCCGAGCAACCCGCTGAGGAGGGGACCGGCGTAATCATTGACATCACCGATGCCCACGGGGAGCGCCTGTACAGGGAATGGACCTACGAAGAGATCGTGACGGCGTCGGACCGCGCACAAGCGGAGGCAAACGCGCCGGTCGTGATCGTCTTTGATGAGCCGCCGGCCACGGATCGTGCGGAGCACGAGACAGGTGAGTAG
- a CDS encoding RNA polymerase sigma factor codes for MKEPHVRALSPTGGRPDPAEDAALLQEPQGASQEFAELYDRYAPAIHRYATRRLGAGLADDVVAETFLVAFRRRQRFDPAQGQVRPWLYGIASNLIAAHRRFEVRQYRALAKTAIDPLLTDYHDDVDDRVAATAVARQLAAALSHLSKGDRDVLLLIAWESFSYDEVAQALAIPVGTVRSRLHRARKKVQKTLGGVNPAAVHEEFADG; via the coding sequence ATGAAGGAGCCCCATGTGAGAGCACTCTCCCCAACGGGGGGTCGACCAGACCCCGCTGAGGATGCCGCTCTGCTCCAGGAGCCGCAGGGCGCCTCTCAAGAGTTCGCCGAGCTGTATGACCGATACGCACCCGCCATCCACCGCTACGCCACACGCCGCTTGGGCGCTGGGCTGGCCGACGACGTCGTAGCAGAGACCTTCCTCGTAGCGTTCCGTCGCCGACAGCGCTTCGATCCGGCCCAAGGTCAAGTCCGCCCTTGGCTCTACGGCATCGCGAGCAACCTGATCGCGGCGCACCGGCGTTTCGAAGTGAGGCAGTATCGCGCGCTGGCCAAGACCGCGATCGACCCGCTACTGACGGACTATCACGACGATGTGGACGATCGGGTGGCTGCCACAGCGGTCGCACGCCAACTGGCCGCCGCGCTCAGCCACCTCTCCAAAGGAGATCGAGACGTCCTCCTCCTGATCGCGTGGGAGTCCTTTTCCTACGACGAAGTGGCGCAGGCGCTGGCGATCCCCGTCGGCACAGTGCGCTCGCGGTTGCACCGGGCGCGCAAGAAGGTCCAGAAGACTCTTGGTGGGGTGAACCCCGCCGCGGTACACGAGGAGTTCGCGGATGGATGA
- a CDS encoding CU044_5270 family protein has translation MDDMTLLQQMRAEVPRPDPARLAIGRERLLAEIRQEPSNSPAPRRTAGSVLGRRNRGVGASASAGTVRPRLLGRPVIRAALATVVVAAITSGVVTVVDATSREDRHAAAPGADSPRMRAVSASTVLKAAAAHQRRQEKQIAPRDDQFIYTKELVTETEIKTGKTRTLVDENWHSVDGTKRGWTMEVGKGWWAEPLKPNQSMWPPAKWQELEKLPTEPFKLILFVQKRLIGRKPTPTPDIRDHDWPMIEFGLVNLLHRRPVMPPGLRAAAFEALGMIPGVTATPGVTDADGRPGIAIAYKDPFHQLPTSDVLIFADDTYDFLGFEDSHVGERRAYKRIFTLESYAIVDKVKQRP, from the coding sequence ATGGATGACATGACGCTGCTGCAGCAGATGCGCGCCGAAGTTCCCCGCCCCGACCCGGCACGGCTGGCCATCGGCCGGGAGCGGCTGCTGGCAGAAATCAGGCAAGAACCGTCGAACAGTCCAGCCCCCCGTCGTACGGCGGGAAGTGTCCTGGGCAGAAGGAATCGGGGTGTCGGCGCCTCTGCGTCCGCGGGCACGGTCCGGCCCCGTTTGCTTGGCCGGCCAGTGATTCGCGCCGCCCTGGCCACGGTTGTGGTGGCCGCCATAACCAGTGGTGTGGTGACGGTGGTGGACGCCACCTCACGCGAGGACCGCCATGCGGCAGCGCCCGGCGCCGACTCCCCTCGCATGCGGGCCGTCAGCGCCAGCACCGTCCTCAAGGCTGCCGCTGCCCATCAGCGGCGCCAGGAGAAGCAAATCGCCCCGCGCGACGATCAGTTCATCTACACCAAAGAGCTCGTCACAGAGACCGAGATCAAGACAGGGAAGACGCGAACGCTCGTCGATGAGAACTGGCACTCGGTGGACGGCACCAAGCGCGGTTGGACGATGGAGGTGGGGAAAGGCTGGTGGGCCGAACCACTGAAGCCCAACCAGTCGATGTGGCCCCCCGCCAAGTGGCAGGAACTGGAGAAACTGCCCACCGAACCGTTCAAGCTGATTCTCTTCGTACAGAAGCGGCTCATCGGCCGGAAGCCGACCCCGACCCCCGACATCAGGGATCACGACTGGCCCATGATCGAATTCGGCCTTGTCAACCTCCTCCACAGACGGCCAGTGATGCCGCCGGGGCTGCGAGCAGCGGCGTTCGAAGCACTCGGCATGATCCCCGGCGTCACCGCGACCCCCGGAGTCACGGACGCCGACGGACGCCCCGGCATCGCGATCGCCTACAAGGACCCCTTCCATCAGTTGCCGACGAGCGACGTCCTCATCTTCGCCGACGACACCTACGACTTCCTCGGCTTCGAGGACTCACATGTGGGAGAAAGAAGGGCGTACAAGCGCATCTTTACTCTCGAAAGCTACGCCATAGTCGACAAGGTCAAGCAACGGCCATAA
- a CDS encoding GNAT family N-acetyltransferase, whose translation MDALKIEAVETERLSLVPLAVEHADEMAEVLSDPALHAFTGGTPYSAQALRSRYARLVAGSPHASQTWWNWVIRLRAEKRLVGTVQATITGGEFERAAEVAWVVGTRWQGRGIATEAARALVAWLREQEVGAIRAHIHPDHHASAAVAGAAGLAPTSHRHEGEIRWELPATRPSADRF comes from the coding sequence GTGGACGCCCTGAAGATCGAGGCCGTCGAGACCGAGAGGCTGAGCCTCGTACCGCTGGCCGTCGAGCACGCGGACGAGATGGCCGAAGTACTCTCCGACCCGGCTCTGCACGCCTTCACGGGCGGTACCCCTTACTCTGCGCAGGCATTGCGGTCACGGTACGCACGCCTGGTGGCGGGCTCTCCCCATGCCTCCCAGACGTGGTGGAACTGGGTGATCCGGCTTCGGGCGGAGAAGCGTCTGGTCGGGACGGTGCAAGCAACGATCACCGGGGGCGAGTTCGAACGTGCCGCCGAGGTCGCCTGGGTGGTCGGGACTCGGTGGCAGGGGCGTGGGATTGCCACCGAGGCGGCACGAGCACTGGTTGCCTGGCTGCGCGAACAGGAAGTCGGGGCGATCCGTGCCCATATCCATCCGGATCACCACGCCTCCGCTGCCGTCGCCGGTGCTGCTGGTCTGGCGCCCACCAGCCACCGGCATGAGGGCGAGATCAGGTGGGAACTCCCGGCGACCCGGCCATCCGCCGACAGGTTCTGA
- a CDS encoding DUF4239 domain-containing protein: MGLWLLNNLNTAGLALVMVGGVVVLSLAACLVARRIFPQLTHGVTNDVSRTVLELFGAIYGIVLAFVIVTLWTELEQVQTVVTSEATDLAVISRNAHSFPDEVQKKLDVAIGGYIHAVVEDAWPLMREGRNSLSATSGKLEALYGVFQGYNPKSASEQTFYNESVERLNDVTAQRRIRILAATQRLPALLQVLTYGGAVVVMLVTLLYGVENLKVQLLFVGTIALLVGLSLTLVLVLDYPFAGEVSVSPNPFMEGQLRKYWGS, from the coding sequence GTGGGACTTTGGCTCCTGAACAACCTGAACACCGCCGGCCTCGCACTCGTCATGGTGGGAGGCGTTGTTGTTCTGTCGCTCGCCGCTTGCCTGGTGGCGCGTCGAATTTTTCCTCAGCTGACCCATGGCGTGACCAACGACGTGTCGCGCACGGTCCTCGAGCTGTTTGGAGCCATCTACGGAATCGTCCTTGCTTTCGTCATCGTGACCTTGTGGACCGAGCTTGAGCAAGTGCAGACAGTGGTGACTTCCGAGGCCACAGATCTTGCTGTGATTTCCCGCAACGCGCATTCATTTCCGGATGAGGTGCAGAAAAAACTGGATGTGGCCATCGGGGGATACATCCACGCCGTCGTAGAGGACGCATGGCCGCTCATGCGTGAAGGGAGGAATAGTCTCAGCGCGACCTCGGGCAAACTCGAGGCTTTGTACGGAGTCTTCCAGGGCTACAATCCGAAAAGCGCTTCCGAGCAGACCTTTTACAACGAGTCGGTGGAGCGGCTGAACGATGTGACCGCACAGCGCAGAATCCGCATTCTGGCCGCGACGCAACGATTGCCCGCTCTTCTGCAGGTCCTCACCTACGGGGGAGCGGTGGTCGTGATGCTGGTCACCCTGCTTTACGGGGTGGAGAACCTCAAGGTGCAGCTGCTTTTCGTAGGCACGATCGCGTTGCTGGTCGGCTTGAGTCTTACCCTCGTCCTCGTTCTCGACTACCCCTTCGCCGGTGAAGTGAGTGTGAGTCCGAACCCGTTCATGGAAGGTCAGCTGAGGAAATACTGGGGGAGCTGA
- a CDS encoding BTAD domain-containing putative transcriptional regulator yields MRAREPHLPDQRRIRLLGEALRLWRGVPLAGLPGAWAERTRTAWTQERLETALAWAHALLGQGKSEEVPAVLRPLLTEHPLNEPLAVLLIRGLATSGRADAARQWSSRRVRAASRSAATSCRLVSSAA; encoded by the coding sequence GTGCGGGCGCGCGAGCCGCATCTGCCCGACCAACGCCGCATCCGACTCCTCGGAGAGGCGCTGCGACTGTGGCGCGGAGTGCCGTTGGCGGGGCTGCCGGGGGCGTGGGCGGAGCGCACGCGTACCGCCTGGACACAGGAGCGTCTGGAGACGGCGCTCGCCTGGGCCCACGCCCTGCTGGGACAGGGGAAGTCCGAGGAAGTGCCCGCCGTCCTGCGGCCCTTGCTGACGGAGCACCCGCTGAACGAGCCCCTCGCCGTGCTGCTGATCCGCGGACTGGCCACCAGCGGAAGAGCAGACGCCGCCAGGCAGTGGTCCAGCAGGCGGGTCAGGGCGGCGTCACGCTCCGCCGCCACGTCGTGCCGGCTCGTGAGCTCCGCGGCGTAG
- a CDS encoding helix-turn-helix domain-containing protein — MNLHLLGPLELRVTGRAVDIGEPRRRAVLAALAADTGRPVPASTLVDRVWDTAAPDGARSALYSHISRLRRLFDGAASTDGVAPTAGGDGAAVPGTPLRIARTSGGYVLEADLHAVDLLRYGISGPGTPRAERKPERAWAAETGSSGS, encoded by the coding sequence ATGAACCTGCACCTGCTCGGACCCTTGGAACTGCGCGTCACGGGGCGCGCGGTCGACATCGGGGAGCCGCGTCGCCGAGCGGTCCTCGCGGCGCTGGCGGCCGACACCGGCCGACCGGTCCCCGCGAGCACGCTGGTGGACCGGGTCTGGGACACCGCCGCGCCCGACGGCGCCCGCTCGGCCCTCTACTCCCACATCAGCCGTCTGAGGCGGCTGTTCGACGGCGCGGCATCCACGGACGGCGTGGCGCCCACGGCAGGCGGTGACGGGGCAGCCGTACCCGGTACGCCGCTTCGCATCGCACGCACCTCCGGCGGATACGTCCTGGAGGCGGACCTACACGCCGTCGACTTGCTCCGTTACGGTATCTCCGGGCCGGGCACACCCAGGGCGGAGAGGAAGCCCGAGAGGGCCTGGGCGGCGGAGACCGGTTCGTCCGGGTCGTAG
- a CDS encoding cytosine permease — protein MSLPYAHEETAVAESRGVFDGRMPTAPGDLRVEARGIAPVPEDARYGSPRRLFTVWFAPNLTMTGVFTGTVGAALGLDFATALLAVVLGTVLGAVPTAYLGTWGSRTGAGQLPLARLAFGRAVALPGTLQWLSSIAWDALIGLFGGDALAQLFGWPFWLGVLVMLMAQGALGVIGYEAIHRLQTVMTFALAASLVALAVKLVHGTQPATAATVHGADQAGAFVLTCTIALSLALSWAPYASDFSRYLPRTASRSSMFWCTLLGVSVSFVAVQALGLWGAAEFTDQTARGVDHLLGGGALGAFGLLAVAVAALCSNAMNDYSGSLALQTIGVRLPRPVAAALAAALGFPLVLWMHAADTTARFQNVLLFVGYWIPAFVAIVIVDWVARARARGDRPVDLAEEEAAPQPWWPAVTAFVVGFAVAVPFMSTSLYVGPVAQALHSADLAYPVAFLAALLVYAPLRVRRRS, from the coding sequence ATGTCGTTGCCGTATGCCCATGAAGAGACGGCCGTCGCCGAGTCGCGGGGTGTCTTCGACGGCCGGATGCCGACCGCCCCCGGAGATCTGCGAGTGGAGGCGCGCGGCATCGCGCCGGTGCCCGAGGACGCTCGCTACGGCAGCCCCCGCCGGCTGTTCACCGTGTGGTTCGCCCCCAATCTGACGATGACCGGCGTCTTCACCGGTACGGTCGGCGCGGCCCTCGGACTGGACTTCGCCACCGCGCTGCTCGCCGTGGTGCTCGGCACCGTGCTCGGCGCGGTGCCCACGGCCTACCTGGGAACCTGGGGCAGCCGGACCGGGGCGGGCCAACTCCCGCTGGCGAGGCTGGCCTTCGGACGGGCCGTGGCTCTGCCGGGCACCCTGCAGTGGCTGTCCTCCATCGCCTGGGACGCCCTGATAGGCCTGTTCGGGGGCGACGCGCTGGCCCAGCTGTTCGGCTGGCCGTTCTGGCTGGGCGTCCTGGTGATGCTCATGGCCCAAGGGGCGCTCGGCGTGATCGGGTACGAGGCGATCCACCGCCTGCAGACGGTGATGACCTTCGCGCTCGCCGCCTCGCTCGTCGCGTTGGCGGTGAAGCTCGTGCACGGCACCCAGCCCGCGACGGCCGCGACCGTGCACGGCGCCGACCAGGCGGGAGCGTTCGTGCTGACCTGCACCATCGCCTTGAGTCTCGCGCTCTCGTGGGCCCCGTACGCCAGTGACTTCAGCCGCTACCTGCCCCGCACGGCGTCGCGTTCCAGCATGTTCTGGTGCACCCTGCTCGGTGTCAGCGTGTCCTTCGTCGCCGTGCAGGCGCTCGGTCTGTGGGGCGCCGCTGAGTTCACCGACCAGACCGCCCGCGGTGTCGACCATCTGCTCGGCGGCGGCGCGCTCGGCGCGTTCGGACTCCTCGCGGTCGCCGTCGCGGCCCTGTGCAGCAACGCCATGAACGACTACAGCGGGTCGCTGGCGCTGCAGACGATCGGAGTGCGGCTTCCGCGGCCGGTCGCCGCCGCGCTCGCCGCGGCGCTCGGCTTCCCGCTCGTGCTGTGGATGCACGCCGCTGACACCACTGCCCGCTTCCAGAACGTGCTGTTGTTCGTCGGCTACTGGATCCCCGCGTTCGTCGCGATCGTGATCGTCGACTGGGTGGCCCGCGCACGGGCGCGCGGCGACCGCCCGGTCGACCTGGCGGAGGAGGAAGCCGCGCCGCAGCCGTGGTGGCCCGCCGTCACCGCGTTCGTCGTCGGTTTCGCCGTGGCGGTGCCGTTCATGAGCACCAGCCTGTACGTGGGTCCGGTCGCCCAGGCCCTGCACAGCGCCGACCTCGCCTACCCCGTCGCGTTCCTCGCGGCGCTGCTCGTCTATGCGCCGTTGCGGGTACGACGCCGGTCCTGA
- a CDS encoding dihydrofolate reductase family protein, giving the protein MRRVTYSMSVSLDGYIVGPDGSVEWTVPDEEIFRSWIDRVRDVGVHLLGRRLYETMLYWETADQDPSLDDSKLEWAALWKQLPKVVFSTRLSEVEGHARLASGGLTQEIERLRAEPGEGDIAIGGAALAAEAAALDLIDEYRTLVYPVLLGGGIPFFPRHERRVDLELVETRTFSSRVVYLRHRVTR; this is encoded by the coding sequence ATGCGCAGAGTGACCTATTCGATGAGCGTCTCGCTCGACGGCTACATCGTGGGACCGGACGGCAGCGTCGAGTGGACGGTGCCCGACGAGGAGATCTTTCGCTCCTGGATCGACAGGGTACGAGACGTCGGCGTCCACCTCCTGGGACGACGGTTGTACGAGACGATGCTGTACTGGGAGACCGCCGATCAGGACCCGTCGCTCGACGACTCGAAGCTCGAATGGGCGGCGCTCTGGAAGCAGCTCCCCAAAGTGGTGTTCTCCACCAGGCTGTCGGAGGTCGAGGGCCATGCCCGGCTCGCTTCCGGCGGCTTGACGCAGGAGATCGAGCGGTTGCGCGCCGAGCCGGGGGAGGGCGACATCGCGATCGGCGGCGCCGCCCTCGCCGCCGAGGCGGCCGCGCTGGATCTGATCGACGAGTACCGGACGCTGGTCTACCCGGTGCTCCTCGGCGGTGGCATCCCGTTCTTCCCCCGGCACGAGCGCCGCGTGGATCTCGAACTCGTCGAGACCCGCACCTTCAGTTCGCGAGTCGTCTACCTCCGCCACCGAGTGACGCGCTGA